A single window of Vibrio campbellii CAIM 519 = NBRC 15631 = ATCC 25920 DNA harbors:
- the yccS gene encoding YccS family putative transporter has product MQAALKFRLYWANKTINYSILILITLLGVVIPAWYFQQNSLITPLILGVIAAALAESDDSFTGRVKALILTFICFAVAAFSIEILFDTPWAFAVGLFVSTFGFIMLGAIGPKYASIAFGSLLIAIYTMLGAHESTNIWFQPLLLLTGAAWYYFMSMIWQMFWPLQPVQQSLATVFLQIANYLDAKAKLFHPVTNLTPQPMRIEAAKLNAATVNALDACKATLLSRSKRGHIDGPSDRFLNIYFIAQDIHERVSSSHYRYQDLATEFERSDVLFRFKYLLESQAQACRDIAHAIRLGNEYTHTDQSILALAELQNSLGYLEDQEQAHWKRLLSQLTYLFNNLATVEKQLSNINNPDAERLEEDVLDDTNPHTLKAMWQRISANLHKDSMLFRHALRMSIALTAGYGIIQAFDIDRGYWILLTTLFVCQPNYSATRQKLTARVIGTLAGLLIGVPLLTFFPSQESQLVFIVVSGVMFFAFRINNYGYATGFITLLVLFLFNQLGEGYAVVLPRLADTLIGCVLAVGAVMAILPDWQSKRLHKVMSDAIDANKQYLGQIIGQYRIGKKDNLSYRIARRQAHNNDANLSSAISTMLAEPGKYRTAVDESFRFLTLNHAMLSYISALGAHRTRIEDEAIHQLVLDAHRCIHQHLDVLHQQLHQHCEECDLSSINDTNLEQRLNEWRDEDDHSARMVLQQLHLIYRMLPELHSLASKFAVRVN; this is encoded by the coding sequence GTGCAAGCTGCTTTAAAATTTCGCCTCTATTGGGCAAACAAAACCATCAACTACAGTATCCTGATCCTTATTACCTTATTAGGCGTCGTGATTCCTGCATGGTACTTTCAACAAAACTCATTGATCACGCCCCTCATCTTAGGTGTTATCGCGGCTGCATTGGCAGAGAGTGACGACAGCTTCACGGGAAGGGTCAAAGCACTGATTCTTACCTTTATCTGTTTCGCCGTCGCCGCTTTCTCGATTGAGATTCTCTTTGATACGCCATGGGCTTTTGCGGTCGGGCTGTTTGTCTCAACCTTTGGCTTTATCATGCTGGGTGCTATCGGCCCGAAATACGCCAGCATCGCGTTTGGATCGTTACTGATAGCCATCTACACCATGCTCGGCGCCCATGAAAGTACCAACATTTGGTTTCAACCGCTGCTGCTTCTCACCGGTGCGGCTTGGTACTATTTCATGTCGATGATTTGGCAGATGTTCTGGCCACTTCAACCTGTTCAGCAAAGCCTTGCAACTGTATTCCTCCAAATCGCCAATTATCTCGACGCGAAGGCGAAGCTATTTCACCCAGTAACAAACTTAACGCCTCAGCCAATGCGTATCGAGGCAGCAAAGTTAAATGCGGCTACAGTGAACGCTCTCGACGCTTGTAAAGCAACGCTATTAAGCCGCTCTAAGCGTGGGCACATTGATGGCCCAAGTGACCGATTTTTGAATATCTACTTTATCGCACAGGATATCCACGAACGAGTTAGCTCAAGCCACTATCGTTACCAAGATTTGGCAACCGAATTCGAGCGCTCAGACGTTTTATTCCGCTTTAAGTACTTACTTGAGTCCCAAGCTCAGGCTTGTCGCGATATTGCTCATGCGATTCGATTAGGGAACGAATATACCCACACTGACCAGTCGATTTTGGCGTTAGCCGAATTACAGAACTCATTGGGTTATCTGGAAGATCAAGAACAAGCACACTGGAAGCGTCTTCTGAGTCAGTTGACCTACTTGTTCAATAACCTTGCGACCGTAGAGAAACAGCTTAGTAACATTAACAACCCAGATGCAGAGCGCTTGGAAGAAGATGTGCTAGATGATACGAACCCACATACGCTTAAAGCGATGTGGCAACGTATCTCAGCGAACTTACACAAAGATTCCATGCTGTTCCGTCATGCATTACGTATGTCGATTGCACTAACGGCGGGCTACGGAATTATTCAAGCGTTTGATATTGATCGTGGCTACTGGATTCTGCTTACCACGTTATTTGTTTGCCAACCAAACTACAGTGCGACAAGACAAAAACTCACAGCGCGTGTAATAGGTACATTGGCGGGCTTACTGATTGGTGTACCACTTCTTACTTTCTTCCCTTCACAAGAAAGCCAACTGGTGTTTATTGTCGTTTCTGGGGTGATGTTCTTTGCTTTCCGAATCAACAACTACGGCTATGCGACGGGTTTTATCACTTTATTAGTGCTTTTCCTGTTCAACCAACTGGGCGAAGGTTATGCGGTAGTACTTCCTCGCCTTGCAGATACACTGATTGGCTGTGTGTTGGCCGTTGGCGCGGTCATGGCGATTCTGCCCGATTGGCAGTCAAAACGTTTACACAAGGTCATGTCAGATGCGATAGATGCAAACAAACAGTATCTGGGTCAAATCATTGGCCAGTATCGAATTGGCAAGAAAGATAACTTAAGTTACCGAATCGCCCGTCGGCAAGCACACAATAACGATGCAAACCTTTCTTCCGCGATCAGTACGATGCTGGCAGAGCCTGGTAAGTATCGAACCGCCGTGGATGAGAGTTTTCGCTTCTTAACGCTTAACCATGCCATGCTCAGCTACATCTCTGCTCTTGGCGCACACCGCACAAGAATAGAAGATGAGGCCATTCATCAATTGGTGCTTGATGCACACCGTTGTATCCACCAGCATTTAGATGTGCTTCACCAACAATTGCATCAACATTGTGAAGAATGCGATTTATCCTCAATTAACGATACGAACTTGGAGCAGCGCTTGAATGAATGGCGCGACGAGGACGATCATTCAGCTCGAATGGTACTTCAGCAATTGCATCTCATTTATCGCATGCTACCGGAGTTACATTCGCTCGCCTCTAAGTTTGCCGTTCGCGTGAACTAA
- the helD gene encoding DNA helicase IV: MQLTASNKAQFFIQNEYYQVEIKENSVLLSSVGSEEHIPFTIWNGKVSVKRGLLWSSLQFFAHEQDGKQQSWLVQGLPWPHCRKFAVEAVRQYQDWHNTQCRKLAEYLPKWEDELYQLKHLPAYLSHSKVQNWVDQLNSELVEIKTSLVEAKMRMPKRMAEIEPWLSETSQTLSKRNHEWLENERPNWEVLFRRIESSPLNLSQQHAVLLNDDHNLVLAGAGSGKTSVLTARVAYLLQSHQTQAEELLMLAFGRDAAKEMKERLVDKVGLAAEGVRVNTFHQLGLRILNQVEPQPVEISPLALDDNQRTAWCIDWLKKHWMTPTNFKRWQKHLDKWPIAYLKGDDELGSHSENPKLIAWLDNQLSQLAAVGLTKKQVQEKLVNHQDYTRLNSELALCWPCFSAWQKMLKETNQVDFPTMISRATDYVKKGKYISPWRFIMVDEYQDISPDRLALIEALCESTEKQAGATLFAVGDDWQAIYQFAGADVDLTTGFQDRFTHSTVHHLDTTYRFNNQIGDVANTFVQENPSQLPKTLNSHKQRKQKSVHTAPSNQVEKILDQLNQQAKKTKSVLLLGRNHYHKPDLYDDWLKRFPKLEIRFMTCHASKGREADFVIILSVDEGQFPAKKKQAHIDGALSESKDKYPYAEERRLFYVALTRAKEKVWITHTGAGSAFVQELVNGDYPIVTSR; the protein is encoded by the coding sequence ATGCAGCTTACCGCCTCTAATAAAGCACAGTTTTTTATTCAAAATGAGTATTACCAAGTCGAAATAAAAGAGAACAGTGTTTTATTAAGTTCAGTGGGTAGTGAAGAGCACATCCCATTTACTATTTGGAATGGCAAAGTGAGCGTTAAACGCGGTCTACTTTGGAGTTCTCTTCAGTTCTTTGCTCATGAGCAAGATGGCAAGCAACAAAGTTGGCTCGTTCAAGGTTTGCCTTGGCCACATTGTCGTAAGTTTGCGGTTGAAGCGGTACGTCAATATCAAGATTGGCACAATACCCAGTGCCGCAAACTCGCGGAATACCTTCCTAAGTGGGAAGATGAGTTGTATCAACTTAAACACCTTCCGGCTTATCTATCGCATTCAAAAGTTCAAAACTGGGTCGACCAACTCAACAGTGAATTAGTCGAAATCAAAACCAGCTTGGTGGAAGCAAAAATGCGCATGCCCAAGCGAATGGCTGAGATTGAACCGTGGCTTTCAGAGACTTCTCAAACACTGAGCAAGCGAAATCACGAGTGGCTTGAGAATGAACGCCCGAATTGGGAAGTGCTATTTAGACGGATCGAATCTTCACCATTGAATCTCTCGCAGCAGCATGCTGTGCTTCTCAATGATGATCACAACCTTGTTTTAGCGGGGGCAGGTTCCGGTAAGACGAGTGTACTGACGGCGCGTGTGGCGTATTTACTGCAAAGTCACCAAACACAAGCGGAAGAGCTTTTGATGCTAGCCTTTGGTCGTGACGCTGCGAAAGAGATGAAAGAGCGCTTGGTCGATAAAGTGGGCTTGGCGGCAGAAGGCGTTCGCGTGAATACTTTTCACCAACTTGGTCTGCGCATTTTAAACCAAGTGGAACCTCAGCCGGTAGAAATCAGCCCACTTGCTTTAGATGACAATCAACGTACAGCATGGTGCATCGATTGGCTCAAGAAGCACTGGATGACACCGACTAATTTTAAGCGCTGGCAAAAGCACTTAGATAAGTGGCCGATTGCGTACTTGAAAGGTGATGATGAGCTAGGTAGTCACTCCGAAAACCCGAAATTGATCGCTTGGCTAGACAATCAACTGTCACAGCTTGCTGCGGTTGGCCTGACTAAAAAGCAAGTGCAAGAAAAGCTGGTGAATCACCAAGACTATACGCGCTTGAACAGTGAGCTTGCACTGTGTTGGCCGTGCTTTAGTGCGTGGCAAAAGATGCTAAAAGAGACCAATCAGGTGGATTTCCCAACGATGATCAGTCGAGCGACGGATTACGTTAAAAAAGGGAAATACATTTCGCCTTGGCGCTTTATTATGGTGGATGAATACCAAGATATCTCTCCTGACCGTTTAGCGCTTATAGAAGCGCTATGTGAGTCAACAGAGAAGCAAGCGGGAGCAACCTTGTTTGCTGTCGGCGATGATTGGCAGGCAATTTATCAGTTTGCAGGGGCCGATGTGGATCTCACAACGGGCTTCCAAGATCGATTCACACACTCAACCGTACATCATTTAGACACCACGTACCGCTTCAACAACCAAATTGGTGATGTGGCAAATACCTTTGTACAAGAGAACCCATCTCAGTTGCCAAAGACCCTGAACAGTCATAAGCAACGTAAGCAGAAGAGCGTGCATACTGCACCAAGCAATCAAGTTGAGAAGATTCTTGATCAGCTTAACCAACAGGCGAAGAAAACCAAATCAGTATTGCTACTGGGTCGTAACCATTACCACAAGCCTGATTTATATGATGACTGGTTGAAGCGATTCCCTAAACTTGAGATTCGCTTTATGACCTGCCACGCGAGTAAGGGCAGGGAAGCAGACTTTGTAATCATCCTGTCTGTGGATGAAGGCCAGTTCCCAGCGAAGAAGAAGCAAGCGCATATCGATGGGGCGTTGAGTGAATCGAAAGACAAATATCCGTATGCCGAAGAGCGTCGTTTGTTCTATGTCGCTTTAACGCGTGCTAAAGAGAAAGTTTGGATTACCCATACCGGTGCGGGTTCGGCGTTTGTGCAAGAGTTGGTTAACGGCGATTATCCAATCGTCACTTCAAGATAA
- a CDS encoding methylglyoxal synthase: MQKTTRTMPAHKHVALVAHDNCKPELLRWVKENKEKLQSHFLYATGTTGHMLSKETGLAIKSMISGPMGGDQQLGALISEGNIDVLVFFWDPLNAVPHDPDVKALLRIASVWNIPVATNRATAKFLFNSPLIDQEVDIEVPDYDAYLAERT; this comes from the coding sequence ATGCAAAAAACAACTCGTACCATGCCAGCACACAAGCATGTGGCATTGGTTGCCCACGATAACTGCAAACCAGAACTGCTTCGTTGGGTAAAAGAGAATAAAGAAAAGCTACAAAGCCACTTCTTGTACGCAACAGGCACTACGGGCCATATGCTAAGCAAAGAAACTGGCCTTGCTATCAAAAGCATGATCAGCGGTCCAATGGGCGGCGACCAACAACTTGGCGCGTTAATTTCTGAAGGCAATATCGACGTACTGGTCTTCTTCTGGGATCCACTTAACGCTGTTCCACATGACCCAGATGTGAAAGCCCTACTTCGTATTGCGAGTGTTTGGAACATCCCTGTAGCGACAAACCGTGCAACCGCTAAGTTCCTATTCAATTCTCCACTGATCGACCAAGAAGTGGATATTGAAGTACCAGACTACGATGCATACCTAGCAGAACGCACTTAA